One part of the Phycisphaeraceae bacterium genome encodes these proteins:
- a CDS encoding co-chaperone GroES, with the protein MAVKPLEDRVLVKPIEQDNKTSSGLYLPESAKEKPIQGKIISTGPGKLLDNGTRAALSVKKGDTVVYSQYAGTTVEIKGVKHLIMRESELLGVIEG; encoded by the coding sequence ATGGCAGTCAAGCCACTCGAAGATCGCGTTCTCGTCAAGCCCATCGAGCAGGACAACAAGACAAGCTCGGGCCTGTATCTCCCCGAGAGCGCCAAGGAAAAACCCATCCAGGGCAAGATCATCTCGACCGGTCCGGGCAAGCTGCTCGACAACGGCACACGCGCGGCGCTGTCCGTGAAGAAGGGCGACACTGTTGTCTACTCGCAGTACGCGGGCACGACTGTTGAGATCAAGGGCGTGAAGCATCTGATCATGCGCGAGTCCGAGTTGCTCGGCGTGATCGAGGGCTAA
- a CDS encoding peptidylprolyl isomerase codes for MTVASARHILVDTEARALELKKEIEGGADFAELAKKHSSCPSGQSGGALGEFTPGRMVREFDEVVFSDLPVGQVSEPVKTQFGYHLVEVTARR; via the coding sequence ATGACAGTCGCAAGCGCACGTCACATTCTCGTTGATACAGAAGCCAGAGCACTCGAACTCAAGAAGGAGATTGAGGGCGGTGCAGACTTTGCGGAACTTGCGAAAAAGCACTCGTCATGTCCCTCGGGACAGAGCGGTGGGGCACTCGGTGAGTTCACGCCTGGACGGATGGTTCGTGAGTTCGATGAAGTTGTGTTCAGCGATCTGCCGGTCGGTCAGGTGTCAGAGCCGGTCAAGACCCAGTTCGGGTATCACCTCGTTGAGGTAACCGCACGTCGCTGA
- the dnaJ gene encoding molecular chaperone DnaJ: protein MPTTRDYYEILSIERSASADDIKRAYRRLAMKYHPDRNGDDKEAEEKFKEAAEAYDVLSDAQKRQMYDQYGHAGVRGSGSAGHDFSRMDVTDIFSMFNDIFGGMGGGFGGGSARGRRGPARGYDLETQVYVTLAEVLTGTEKDVEFTRMDVCKKCSGSGAKPGTSATTCAQCGGQGKVQQTGMGGMFRMVVACPVCKGAGTIVKEHCTDCKGKGRTPTDRKLSVKIPAGIQHGQTIRVRGEGEPPPREASANGDGMRGDLHVVVGIQEHELFGREGDHLILELPISFTQATLGAEIDCPTLDGETKISIPRSTQHGAIFRVPGKGLPNLRSGRRGELVVVAKIEIPTKLSSEQEKILREFAATEDEKIHPESTSFWKKMRDMLGG, encoded by the coding sequence ATGCCGACCACACGCGACTATTACGAGATACTCAGCATTGAGCGCAGCGCAAGCGCGGACGATATCAAGCGTGCTTATCGCAGGCTCGCGATGAAGTATCATCCCGATCGCAACGGCGATGACAAGGAAGCCGAGGAGAAGTTCAAGGAAGCTGCCGAGGCGTATGACGTGCTGTCAGATGCGCAGAAACGCCAGATGTACGACCAGTACGGGCACGCTGGCGTGCGTGGTTCCGGCTCTGCTGGGCACGACTTCTCCCGCATGGATGTCACGGACATCTTCTCGATGTTCAACGATATTTTCGGCGGCATGGGCGGCGGATTCGGTGGTGGCAGCGCTCGCGGACGGCGAGGTCCCGCGCGCGGGTACGACCTTGAAACACAGGTCTACGTCACACTTGCAGAAGTACTCACAGGCACAGAGAAGGATGTCGAGTTCACGCGCATGGATGTGTGCAAGAAGTGCTCCGGATCCGGCGCAAAGCCTGGCACGAGTGCGACAACGTGCGCACAGTGTGGAGGGCAGGGCAAGGTACAACAGACCGGGATGGGCGGCATGTTCCGTATGGTCGTCGCGTGTCCCGTGTGCAAAGGCGCTGGCACAATTGTGAAGGAGCACTGCACGGATTGCAAAGGCAAAGGACGCACGCCAACCGATCGCAAACTCAGCGTAAAAATCCCGGCTGGCATCCAGCATGGACAGACAATCCGTGTCCGGGGTGAGGGCGAACCGCCACCACGCGAGGCATCCGCAAACGGCGACGGCATGCGCGGCGATCTGCACGTTGTTGTCGGCATTCAGGAGCACGAACTCTTCGGGCGCGAGGGTGACCATCTCATTCTCGAACTCCCGATCTCGTTTACGCAGGCGACACTCGGCGCAGAGATCGACTGCCCCACACTCGATGGCGAGACGAAGATTTCCATCCCACGCTCGACGCAACATGGCGCGATCTTCCGTGTACCAGGCAAGGGACTTCCGAACCTGCGTTCGGGCAGACGCGGCGAGCTTGTGGTTGTTGCAAAGATCGAGATTCCAACCAAACTGTCGAGCGAGCAGGAAAAGATTCTCCGCGAGTTCGCTGCGACCGAGGACGAAAAGATTCATCCTGAATCCACCAGTTTCTGGAAGAAGATGAGGGACATGCTGGGTGGCTGA
- the groL gene encoding chaperonin GroEL (60 kDa chaperone family; promotes refolding of misfolded polypeptides especially under stressful conditions; forms two stacked rings of heptamers to form a barrel-shaped 14mer; ends can be capped by GroES; misfolded proteins enter the barrel where they are refolded when GroES binds) — translation MATKQVMFDQNALIEMKKGVDRLADAVKVTMGPSGRHVVIQKSFGGPSVTKDGVSVSKEVDLPERFAAMGAKMVNEVAKKANDKAGDGTTAATVLAQAIFNSGLRYAISGANTVQLQRGINNAASVAAEYITSIANPCKGKADLQKIATVSANHNAQVGELIAEAISKVGADGVVEVEEGKGNETTLDYVEGMQFDKGYLSPYFMTDPKTAECVLEDAYVLIYEKKIANLTDLIPLLNKVAGAGKPLLIIAEDVESEALAALVINRLRGALKIAAVKAPGFGDRRKAMLGDIGVLTNGTFFSEDLGRTIESIELSELGKARKIVITKDDTTIVEGAGKKAAIKSRADQIKAAYDKSTSDYDREKLQERLAKLTGGVAIINVGGATETAMKSLKDLVDDALHATRAAAREGYVPGGGVALLRAIDAVENAQSKAKNDEKFGYDIVADALSSCAHQIAVNAGYDGDVVVENILDNDSVNYGFNASTGEYGDMIRLGIIDPALVAKTALTQAASVAGLMLTTDVLITDLKEEEEIVAGAIA, via the coding sequence ATGGCAACAAAGCAGGTCATGTTCGATCAGAACGCGTTGATCGAAATGAAAAAGGGCGTGGACCGTTTGGCCGACGCTGTGAAAGTCACCATGGGACCGTCGGGTCGTCATGTCGTCATCCAGAAGTCATTCGGCGGTCCGTCTGTGACAAAGGACGGCGTGTCCGTCTCGAAGGAAGTCGATCTTCCCGAGCGCTTCGCTGCGATGGGCGCGAAGATGGTCAACGAGGTCGCAAAGAAAGCCAACGACAAGGCTGGCGACGGCACGACTGCTGCCACCGTCCTCGCGCAGGCGATCTTCAACTCAGGCCTGCGTTACGCGATCTCTGGCGCAAACACTGTCCAACTCCAGCGCGGAATCAACAACGCTGCAAGTGTTGCTGCCGAATACATCACCAGCATCGCCAATCCGTGCAAGGGCAAGGCCGATCTGCAGAAGATCGCAACCGTCTCCGCAAACCACAACGCGCAGGTTGGTGAGCTCATCGCAGAAGCGATCTCAAAGGTCGGCGCTGATGGTGTTGTCGAGGTCGAGGAAGGCAAGGGCAACGAGACCACGCTCGACTATGTCGAGGGCATGCAGTTCGACAAGGGATATCTCTCGCCATATTTCATGACCGATCCGAAGACCGCAGAGTGCGTGCTCGAAGACGCGTATGTGCTGATCTACGAAAAGAAGATCGCGAACCTGACCGATCTGATTCCACTCCTGAACAAGGTCGCGGGCGCGGGCAAACCACTGCTCATCATCGCTGAGGATGTCGAGTCCGAAGCACTCGCAGCACTCGTGATCAACCGTCTGCGCGGCGCATTGAAGATCGCTGCAGTTAAGGCTCCCGGATTCGGTGATCGTCGCAAGGCCATGCTCGGCGACATCGGCGTGCTCACCAACGGCACGTTCTTCTCTGAAGACCTCGGCCGAACCATTGAGTCGATCGAGCTCTCGGAACTCGGCAAGGCACGCAAGATCGTCATCACCAAGGACGATACAACAATCGTCGAGGGTGCTGGCAAGAAGGCTGCGATCAAGTCCCGCGCCGATCAGATCAAAGCTGCATACGACAAGTCCACATCCGACTACGACCGAGAGAAGTTGCAGGAACGCCTTGCCAAGCTAACCGGCGGCGTTGCCATCATTAATGTCGGCGGCGCAACCGAGACCGCGATGAAATCACTCAAGGACCTCGTCGACGATGCCCTCCACGCGACACGCGCAGCAGCTCGCGAGGGATACGTCCCCGGCGGCGGTGTTGCGCTGCTCCGCGCTATCGACGCGGTCGAGAACGCGCAGTCCAAAGCAAAGAACGATGAGAAGTTCGGATACGACATTGTGGCTGATGCGCTCTCATCGTGTGCGCATCAGATCGCAGTCAACGCTGGGTACGACGGCGATGTTGTGGTCGAGAACATCCTCGACAACGACTCCGTGAACTACGGGTTCAACGCGTCAACCGGTGAGTACGGCGACATGATCCGTCTGGGCATCATCGATCCTGCACTCGTCGCCAAGACCGCGCTGACACAAGCCGCATCGGTTGCTGGTCTGATGCTGACAACCGACGTGCTCATCACCGATCTCAAGGAAGAGGAAGAGATCGTCGCGGGCGCGATTGCGTAA
- a CDS encoding sigma-54-dependent Fis family transcriptional regulator encodes MSQAPSQLSSTRVLVVDDDPIVLASVCELLESFGGECLSADSIASCEEAIAAHDVDVVLLDASLPDGSGVDHVRHIREIAPHACVIIMTGHATLHAAVKAMRSGASDFLTKPVVDRELLQSIDRALTQRRLEGKAPAPRADNTAALDRVLGSDARMLRIREMVESVAPTKATVLMTGESGVGKSMIARAIHEHSPRSDEPFIELACGSIPETLLESELFGHVKGAFTGAHTDKMGRFLAANNGTIFLDEINSASPAMQLKLLRVLQEKKFEPVGSSETIEVDVRVVLATNQPLDTLVEAGQFRQDLYYRINVVGIEIPPLRDRRQDIATMARAFLERQCEELGKQIIGFDEDALDAICRYNYPGNVRELENVVARAAVLTSRQRLSMEDLPETLQASAPAAPQVSSAAPTHDQPLATAWAQQSLEMSLAQTEAAILRAALDANGWNRTQTADALRINRATLYKKMKQLGINEPVERKAG; translated from the coding sequence ATGTCGCAGGCTCCATCCCAACTCTCCAGCACGCGCGTGTTGGTTGTCGATGACGATCCGATTGTTCTTGCATCGGTGTGTGAACTGCTCGAATCATTCGGCGGCGAGTGTCTTTCTGCGGACTCCATCGCATCGTGCGAAGAAGCAATCGCAGCACACGATGTAGATGTTGTCCTGCTCGACGCGTCACTCCCCGATGGTTCCGGCGTTGATCACGTTCGGCATATCCGCGAGATTGCACCGCACGCGTGCGTGATCATCATGACGGGACACGCGACATTGCACGCAGCGGTGAAAGCGATGCGGTCCGGTGCTTCAGATTTTTTGACAAAGCCCGTTGTTGATCGCGAACTGCTGCAATCGATCGATCGTGCGTTGACCCAACGCCGACTCGAAGGCAAGGCACCCGCACCGAGAGCGGACAACACTGCCGCGCTCGATCGCGTGCTCGGGTCAGACGCTCGCATGCTGCGCATTCGCGAGATGGTCGAGTCCGTTGCGCCCACGAAAGCAACAGTTCTGATGACGGGCGAGTCGGGCGTTGGCAAGTCCATGATCGCGCGGGCGATCCACGAGCACTCGCCGCGATCGGACGAGCCGTTCATCGAACTGGCCTGTGGGTCGATTCCCGAGACACTGCTCGAATCGGAACTCTTCGGGCACGTCAAGGGTGCCTTCACAGGCGCGCACACGGACAAAATGGGGCGGTTTCTCGCTGCCAACAACGGAACGATTTTTCTAGACGAAATCAACTCTGCATCGCCCGCAATGCAGCTCAAGCTCCTGCGCGTGCTTCAGGAGAAGAAGTTCGAGCCGGTGGGGTCGTCAGAGACGATCGAGGTCGATGTGCGCGTGGTGCTTGCGACGAATCAGCCGCTCGACACACTTGTTGAAGCTGGGCAGTTCAGACAGGATCTGTACTACCGCATCAATGTGGTGGGGATCGAGATTCCGCCGTTGCGGGATCGAAGGCAGGACATCGCCACAATGGCCCGCGCGTTTCTGGAGCGCCAGTGCGAGGAGCTGGGCAAGCAGATCATCGGGTTCGATGAGGACGCGCTCGATGCGATCTGCCGGTACAACTACCCCGGCAACGTGCGCGAGCTTGAGAATGTCGTTGCTCGTGCTGCTGTGTTGACCTCGCGTCAGCGGCTCTCGATGGAGGACCTTCCGGAAACACTTCAAGCAAGTGCGCCAGCAGCACCACAAGTATCGAGTGCAGCGCCCACACATGATCAACCGCTAGCTACCGCGTGGGCGCAGCAGTCTCTGGAGATGTCCCTTGCCCAGACGGAAGCTGCCATCCTGCGCGCTGCACTAGATGCCAACGGCTGGAATCGGACGCAGACAGCTGACGCGCTCCGCATCAATCGGGCGACGCTCTACAAGAAGATGAAGCAGCTCGGAATCAACGAGCCTGTCGAACGCAAAGCCGGCTAA
- the groL gene encoding chaperonin GroEL (60 kDa chaperone family; promotes refolding of misfolded polypeptides especially under stressful conditions; forms two stacked rings of heptamers to form a barrel-shaped 14mer; ends can be capped by GroES; misfolded proteins enter the barrel where they are refolded when GroES binds), producing MATKELTFDIDARQSLLEGVEILAKAVKSTLGPRGRNAVLDKSWGGPTVTKDGVSVAEEIQLRDKAKNMGVMLVKEAASQTSDDAGDGTTTATVLAEAIFREGLTMISAGVDANALVRGIRSATNVVTKQIDAMSTPIKGKADIQNVATISANNDSEVGKIMADAFQKVGKDGVITVEEGKSLETDVTVVEGMQFDRGYLSPNFVTNPDDMRVEFDKCLVLIHEDKIESAQKLVPLLEAVMKAKKPLLIIAEDITGEALSTLVINKLRGTLQVAAVKAPGYGDRRKAMLGDIAALTGAQPIMKDLGLDIESVEMSHLGMAKKIEVDADNTTIIEGAGATKDIQARIEQIRREIEASSSDYDREKLQERLAKLTGGVAQINVGAASEAEMKEKKARIEDALHATRAALTEGIVPGGGVSFVRSRHAIEKLPEWKSVYGKKNEVSADDVGRAHYDVAAGQNVIFKALAVPLKTIADNAGVKGTVVVHKVEESKEQNFGYNALTDEYGDLLRDGVITPAKVDRSALQNAASVASILLTADCLITSKPEAKGHDHGHGGGMGGGMPGMGGMGGMGGMPGMGGMGF from the coding sequence ATGGCAACGAAAGAACTGACCTTCGACATTGACGCACGCCAGTCGCTTCTCGAAGGCGTGGAGATCCTCGCCAAAGCAGTCAAAAGCACTCTCGGCCCGCGCGGCCGCAACGCGGTGCTCGACAAGTCCTGGGGCGGTCCGACCGTCACAAAGGACGGCGTGTCTGTCGCGGAAGAGATCCAGCTCCGCGACAAGGCAAAGAACATGGGCGTCATGCTCGTGAAAGAAGCTGCCAGCCAGACCAGCGACGACGCAGGCGATGGCACCACCACCGCGACTGTCCTCGCAGAAGCCATCTTCCGCGAAGGCCTGACCATGATCTCCGCTGGTGTTGACGCAAACGCGCTCGTTCGTGGTATTCGCAGCGCAACCAACGTCGTCACCAAGCAGATCGATGCCATGTCCACCCCCATCAAGGGCAAGGCGGACATCCAGAACGTCGCCACTATCAGCGCGAACAACGACAGCGAGGTCGGCAAGATCATGGCCGATGCCTTCCAGAAGGTCGGCAAGGACGGCGTGATCACGGTCGAGGAGGGCAAGAGCCTTGAGACCGATGTCACCGTCGTCGAGGGCATGCAGTTCGATCGCGGGTATCTCTCGCCGAACTTTGTCACGAACCCCGACGACATGCGCGTCGAGTTCGACAAGTGCCTCGTGCTGATCCACGAGGACAAGATCGAGAGCGCACAGAAGCTCGTGCCATTGCTCGAAGCCGTGATGAAGGCAAAGAAGCCACTTCTCATCATCGCCGAAGACATCACGGGCGAAGCACTCTCCACGCTCGTCATCAATAAACTCCGTGGCACGCTGCAGGTTGCAGCTGTCAAAGCTCCCGGTTACGGCGATCGTCGCAAGGCCATGCTCGGCGACATCGCAGCGCTCACCGGCGCGCAGCCGATCATGAAGGATCTCGGACTCGACATCGAGAGCGTCGAGATGTCGCATCTCGGTATGGCAAAGAAGATCGAGGTCGATGCCGACAACACCACCATCATCGAGGGTGCTGGCGCAACAAAGGACATTCAGGCTCGCATCGAGCAGATCCGGCGCGAGATCGAGGCATCATCCTCCGATTACGACCGCGAGAAGCTGCAGGAGCGCCTCGCCAAGCTCACAGGTGGTGTTGCGCAGATCAACGTCGGCGCAGCATCCGAAGCCGAGATGAAAGAGAAGAAGGCACGCATTGAGGACGCACTCCACGCGACCCGCGCAGCGCTCACAGAGGGCATCGTCCCCGGCGGCGGTGTGTCGTTCGTTCGCTCGCGTCACGCGATCGAGAAGCTCCCCGAGTGGAAATCGGTTTACGGCAAGAAGAACGAGGTCTCAGCAGACGACGTCGGCCGTGCGCACTACGACGTTGCTGCTGGACAGAATGTCATCTTTAAGGCGCTCGCTGTTCCGCTCAAGACCATCGCAGACAACGCGGGCGTCAAGGGCACCGTCGTCGTCCACAAGGTCGAGGAGAGCAAGGAGCAGAACTTCGGGTACAACGCGCTGACCGACGAGTACGGCGATCTGCTGCGTGACGGTGTCATCACACCCGCGAAGGTCGATCGTTCCGCGCTCCAGAACGCGGCGAGCGTTGCATCCATCCTGCTGACAGCAGACTGCCTCATCACATCCAAGCCCGAAGCGAAGGGTCACGACCACGGCCACGGCGGTGGTATGGGTGGCGGCATGCCTGGAATGGGAGGCATGGGCGGTATGGGTGGCATGCCTGGAATGGGTGGCATGGGGTTCTAA
- a CDS encoding nucleotide exchange factor GrpE, whose product MNEEPMQQPSETSTEDQAIVNLKAQAEQGEVYVDEFTPEDIAQAMVQLAAERTEFEDKWKRALAECANIERRSATRATETRKQAIKGVVQSFIGVVDHFDLALAQDTSKVSAEQLADGVRMIRESFINVLKQHGVQTISPSAGDEFQPGMHEAVTQIISAEVKPGTVASTFQSGYRMDDWVIRPAKVAVAKAGEQPMPDDASAASEDA is encoded by the coding sequence ATGAACGAAGAACCGATGCAACAACCCAGCGAGACATCGACAGAGGATCAGGCGATCGTCAATCTGAAAGCGCAAGCTGAGCAGGGCGAAGTCTACGTCGACGAGTTTACACCAGAGGACATCGCGCAAGCAATGGTCCAACTCGCTGCTGAGCGCACCGAGTTTGAGGACAAGTGGAAGCGTGCGCTCGCTGAGTGCGCAAACATCGAACGCCGATCAGCCACGCGCGCAACAGAGACACGAAAGCAGGCGATCAAGGGAGTTGTGCAGTCGTTCATCGGTGTTGTCGACCACTTCGACCTCGCGCTCGCGCAGGACACGAGTAAGGTCAGCGCAGAGCAACTCGCCGACGGCGTACGCATGATCCGCGAGTCGTTCATCAATGTGCTCAAACAGCACGGCGTGCAGACGATCTCGCCTTCTGCTGGCGATGAGTTCCAGCCCGGTATGCACGAAGCCGTCACGCAGATTATCAGTGCCGAGGTCAAACCTGGCACGGTTGCGAGCACCTTCCAGTCAGGATACCGCATGGACGACTGGGTGATTCGCCCGGCGAAGGTTGCTGTTGCCAAGGCGGGCGAGCAGCCGATGCCTGATGATGCGAGTGCCGCATCGGAGGATGCCTGA
- a CDS encoding HAMP domain-containing histidine kinase, producing MNGHEHDNFDHAGQPGNIDELPEPAFAPATADRVTELAHEINNMLDGSMRCLMLARRALDEAKQEVTQPSPLEQAHQHINTAVSSLEQMGKLVHERMMALAPINVQQASSDENDPSAVRPSVAHVVRHACELVMPKALECGAEVVYEIDDACKDLDSGPLYPVVLNGVLNAIEAIGLFKQPGRVTVLARCIEAGAQGSVVRIEVLDNGPGLPVGVPVKMLFDHGYSTKPALKDGTPIGIGLSLSKQIITQAGGTIELRNRTDVDRGAALVFVVPVRTGVVGGDVSVG from the coding sequence ATGAACGGTCACGAGCACGATAACTTCGACCATGCTGGTCAGCCCGGGAACATCGACGAGCTTCCCGAGCCAGCATTTGCACCCGCGACCGCGGACCGCGTGACCGAACTCGCCCACGAGATCAACAACATGCTCGACGGGTCGATGCGCTGCCTGATGCTCGCGCGACGGGCACTCGACGAGGCGAAGCAGGAAGTCACACAGCCGAGCCCGCTTGAGCAGGCCCATCAGCACATCAACACCGCGGTCAGTTCGCTTGAGCAGATGGGCAAACTCGTCCACGAACGGATGATGGCGCTTGCACCGATCAACGTGCAGCAGGCATCGTCGGACGAGAACGATCCGAGCGCTGTTCGGCCGTCCGTTGCGCACGTTGTTCGCCACGCGTGCGAACTCGTGATGCCCAAGGCGCTCGAGTGCGGCGCGGAGGTTGTGTACGAGATCGACGACGCGTGCAAGGATCTCGACAGCGGACCGCTCTATCCCGTTGTGCTCAACGGCGTACTCAATGCGATCGAAGCGATCGGTCTGTTCAAGCAGCCTGGGCGCGTGACTGTGCTTGCGCGATGTATCGAAGCAGGTGCGCAGGGTTCGGTTGTTCGCATCGAAGTTCTCGACAACGGTCCGGGTCTTCCCGTTGGTGTGCCGGTGAAAATGCTGTTCGATCATGGGTACTCGACAAAGCCTGCGCTGAAGGACGGAACGCCGATCGGCATTGGTCTCTCGCTATCGAAGCAGATCATCACGCAAGCCGGCGGCACAATCGAGCTGCGCAATCGTACGGATGTTGATCGCGGTGCAGCACTCGTGTTTGTGGTTCCAGTCCGCACGGGTGTTGTTGGTGGCGACGTGTCCGTTGGCTGA
- the rarD gene encoding EamA family transporter RarD — MTTESSQPHPRAPAARQSDSMAGVLMGIGAYMWWGGVTAIYVKSVSHVNSFDVLAHRIVWASINLLPILFLWPNARKQLAFLRSWPVVRLLLLTTLFIVANWLAFIYAVSNNRLLEASVGYFVTPLVSVVLARIFLAERMNTAQQISVCCVVLSVVIRVWHTGTLSWISAVLALSFGFYGLLRKKGELAALPNLALEATIAMPFAAAFLLYRLSQGEPSFGTDTKTTVLLLLGGIVTIVPLLFFAGAARRLRLTTLGMIQYLAPIGQLILSVWVFKERTLEAVDYVTLGLIWLALVIYTIDGFRRRPRKPRSL, encoded by the coding sequence TTGACCACCGAATCAAGCCAACCACATCCCCGTGCGCCAGCAGCACGGCAGTCCGACTCGATGGCTGGCGTGCTGATGGGTATTGGCGCATACATGTGGTGGGGCGGCGTAACCGCAATCTATGTGAAATCGGTCAGCCACGTGAACTCGTTTGACGTGCTCGCGCATCGGATTGTCTGGGCCTCGATCAACCTGCTACCGATTCTCTTTCTCTGGCCAAATGCAAGAAAACAGCTCGCATTCCTGCGCTCTTGGCCTGTTGTCAGACTCCTGCTACTCACAACGCTCTTTATTGTGGCGAACTGGCTCGCGTTCATCTACGCGGTGTCGAATAACAGGCTGCTCGAAGCGAGCGTTGGGTACTTTGTGACGCCACTCGTCAGTGTCGTTCTGGCGCGCATTTTTCTTGCAGAACGGATGAATACTGCGCAACAGATATCCGTCTGTTGCGTTGTGCTTTCGGTCGTGATCCGAGTCTGGCATACTGGCACACTCTCGTGGATATCTGCTGTGCTCGCACTGTCCTTCGGGTTTTATGGGCTGCTTCGAAAGAAAGGGGAGCTTGCAGCACTTCCCAATCTTGCGCTCGAAGCGACAATCGCAATGCCGTTCGCTGCAGCGTTTCTGCTCTATAGACTGTCGCAGGGCGAGCCATCGTTCGGGACCGACACGAAGACAACAGTTCTACTGCTGCTCGGCGGGATTGTCACGATCGTGCCGTTGCTGTTCTTCGCTGGTGCTGCGAGGCGACTGCGCCTGACGACGCTCGGCATGATCCAGTATCTTGCCCCGATTGGCCAGTTGATCCTGAGTGTGTGGGTATTCAAGGAGCGAACACTCGAGGCTGTGGACTATGTCACGCTCGGGCTGATCTGGCTTGCGCTTGTAATTTACACGATTGATGGGTTTCGTCGCAGGCCAAGAAAACCGCGTTCCCTGTGA
- a CDS encoding zinc ribbon domain-containing protein yields the protein MPTYDYRCNTCEHEFELFQSMKDAPKRKCPKCGKNTLERLIGTGAAVLFKGSGFYETDYRTKSYRDAAKADKPNSSSTSTETKSSETKPAEKKTETTSKKTTSETTKPAKSK from the coding sequence ATGCCAACCTATGACTATCGGTGCAACACATGCGAGCACGAGTTCGAACTCTTTCAGTCGATGAAGGATGCCCCAAAGCGGAAGTGTCCGAAGTGCGGCAAGAACACACTCGAACGACTCATCGGCACGGGCGCAGCGGTGCTCTTCAAGGGATCAGGGTTCTACGAGACAGACTATCGGACAAAGTCATACAGGGATGCTGCAAAGGCTGACAAGCCGAACTCCAGCTCTACTTCGACAGAGACGAAGTCGTCAGAAACAAAGCCTGCAGAGAAGAAGACCGAGACAACGTCAAAGAAAACAACTTCTGAGACAACCAAGCCTGCAAAGTCGAAGTGA
- a CDS encoding class I SAM-dependent methyltransferase — translation MAQDYVNTAAMDLIRSLPDYRSCACLELGCGDGHMLETLARDGVDVRGTTFRSETDDYIRYREHPQDIASRIDTGIDLNSPLPYEDNRFDLVYSVEVIEHVEGHRNFISEAARVLKPNGTLVLTTPNVHRLSSRLRFLLSGIPDMKREPVPADVPLNRMEEYHHRCVDFPTLHYLLWRSGLRIEEMRVTKTNTTSRVAMALYGLLVPYTKSACQRRASSDEDKKAKRDLTMWMLSKGILFSEQLCIRATKVHNTDQSHRESGASASRQTSSHTTPDVVVPAASSANTMKSSLSPSVAV, via the coding sequence ATGGCACAGGATTACGTCAACACCGCAGCAATGGATCTCATCCGGAGTCTTCCGGACTACCGATCCTGCGCCTGTCTCGAACTCGGGTGCGGCGACGGGCACATGCTCGAAACGCTCGCACGCGATGGTGTTGATGTGCGGGGCACGACCTTCCGTTCCGAGACCGACGACTACATCCGCTATCGCGAGCATCCGCAGGACATCGCGTCGCGCATCGACACGGGCATCGACCTGAACTCGCCACTCCCGTACGAGGACAACCGGTTCGATCTCGTGTACTCAGTCGAGGTGATCGAGCACGTGGAGGGGCATCGCAACTTCATCTCAGAAGCTGCGCGTGTGCTCAAACCCAATGGCACGCTCGTCCTGACCACGCCAAATGTGCATCGCCTCTCGTCGCGTCTGCGTTTCCTGCTCTCGGGGATCCCGGACATGAAACGCGAGCCCGTGCCAGCGGATGTCCCACTCAACCGCATGGAGGAGTACCACCATCGGTGCGTGGACTTCCCAACACTGCACTACCTGCTCTGGCGTTCCGGCCTTCGCATCGAGGAGATGCGCGTCACGAAGACCAACACGACGAGCAGAGTCGCGATGGCGCTGTACGGGCTTCTTGTGCCATACACAAAGTCGGCGTGCCAGCGCAGAGCATCGTCTGACGAAGACAAGAAAGCAAAGCGCGATCTGACCATGTGGATGCTGTCCAAGGGCATCCTGTTCAGTGAGCAGCTCTGCATCAGAGCGACGAAAGTCCACAATACGGACCAGTCGCATCGAGAATCTGGCGCGAGCGCTTCGCGTCAGACATCATCACACACCACACCCGATGTCGTTGTTCCAGCAGCATCGTCGGCAAACACAATGAAATCGTCACTCAGCCCATCCGTTGCGGTCTGA